One genomic region from Candidatus Zixiibacteriota bacterium encodes:
- a CDS encoding ABC transporter substrate binding protein, with amino-acid sequence MIQQRTSIPNLAIFLTTIAVCLVVLPAGINSQTSSRTFRIAFLEPGDYVTHARIRESFRNHLESSLPDGYKVEFPTGSYQSGGWKRDSTKAIARRITNNGAFDIVVAIGPWVVEDLLEAGYTKPIVALGRFDPKAEGLLDASGNPKASNLTVHVTPGKLQSDLAVLRGIVNPKTVGFLHFPSGDEQDGLFDSVKQIGKSLGFEVVTAEGFNNIGTHAFFKAYALLDKKVDALYLTSLYGLTNELIREFLLAAVKDNVAVFAADGRFLVERGALLSHATQTIDAVAIYAVSKTIRIMQGEMPSSLPTIFEEGKGLTVNAATARELKIELSDAVWLNADIIGDTLSGHELLRLPDAVGLALSQNSGYLAASEKMESAIQATRASAGNFLPEISAEGAIGYIDNNSVHNSGGRFTNERMRAELLLEQTLFSLSKINASKTAAISKELEENKLKEAALDLEFAVTLAYFNYSRALEVVRIETAQRRIVERALESAQARLRMNGGSQVDVLRWQLEQLRTQSAIVDARRSESSARVLLNVLLNRPGNNTLAIDESLVAEDAFVTTFQALESLAGSESDRSRLQDYLVRTAIESNPRSQANNIRLRSQKSQLLQNRAKRFPVIGFNASLALVDSLSERVNFEEKRPVWSLGAELRFSLFNGGKQKSATQQLEYGYSQIEYERDYYRAELMGKLQRDMYQLDAAISAVPLSAHSVEIITSQIQMAMDEYDASKRGLADMVDAVRTLREAKFDLIERRYSVYNLASSITRTVGWSPYEANRDILQEFLERLKEYARTLSKN; translated from the coding sequence ATGATTCAACAACGAACCAGCATTCCAAATCTCGCCATATTTCTAACCACTATTGCCGTGTGCTTGGTTGTCCTTCCGGCTGGCATTAATTCTCAAACGTCCAGCCGCACCTTTCGAATTGCCTTTTTGGAACCGGGGGACTATGTAACACATGCTCGCATTCGTGAATCTTTCAGAAACCACCTCGAATCAAGTCTTCCGGATGGCTATAAAGTAGAATTTCCTACCGGGAGCTATCAGTCCGGCGGCTGGAAGCGGGATAGCACTAAGGCGATTGCCAGACGAATAACTAATAATGGGGCATTTGACATTGTCGTGGCGATTGGGCCATGGGTGGTAGAAGACCTCCTCGAAGCTGGTTATACCAAACCGATTGTTGCGCTTGGCCGATTTGACCCAAAAGCCGAAGGCCTGCTTGATGCGTCGGGCAATCCAAAAGCTTCCAATCTCACGGTACATGTCACACCGGGCAAGCTCCAATCGGATCTCGCCGTTTTGAGGGGGATCGTCAACCCCAAGACCGTCGGTTTTTTACATTTTCCATCAGGGGATGAACAGGATGGGCTCTTTGATTCTGTTAAGCAGATTGGGAAGTCGCTGGGATTTGAGGTAGTAACCGCAGAGGGTTTCAATAATATCGGAACGCATGCTTTTTTCAAAGCGTACGCTCTGCTCGATAAGAAAGTTGATGCGCTGTATCTGACTTCGCTCTATGGACTTACTAATGAACTAATCCGCGAGTTTCTCCTGGCTGCGGTCAAGGATAATGTGGCAGTTTTTGCTGCCGATGGACGGTTCTTGGTTGAACGAGGCGCGCTGTTATCGCATGCCACTCAAACAATCGATGCGGTCGCGATCTATGCCGTATCCAAGACGATACGGATAATGCAGGGAGAAATGCCATCGTCTCTTCCGACCATTTTTGAAGAGGGCAAAGGGCTGACTGTAAATGCGGCGACAGCCCGAGAGTTAAAAATAGAGCTGTCGGATGCGGTATGGCTCAACGCCGACATTATAGGAGATACACTTTCGGGACATGAGCTTCTCCGACTGCCAGATGCCGTCGGGTTAGCCCTAAGCCAGAACTCTGGATATTTGGCGGCGTCGGAGAAAATGGAATCTGCAATTCAAGCCACCAGAGCCTCAGCCGGGAATTTTCTGCCAGAGATTTCAGCCGAGGGGGCAATCGGTTATATCGACAACAATTCCGTTCATAATTCGGGCGGCCGCTTTACCAATGAGAGAATGCGGGCTGAGTTGCTTCTCGAACAGACTCTCTTTTCTCTGTCAAAAATCAATGCGTCAAAAACGGCCGCCATAAGTAAAGAGCTTGAAGAAAATAAACTCAAGGAGGCTGCGCTTGATCTTGAGTTCGCTGTTACTCTGGCCTATTTCAATTACAGTCGGGCACTTGAAGTTGTGCGGATAGAAACAGCGCAGAGAAGAATCGTAGAAAGAGCCCTTGAGTCTGCCCAGGCGCGGCTTCGCATGAACGGAGGCTCCCAGGTCGACGTCCTTCGCTGGCAACTCGAACAATTGCGGACGCAGTCTGCGATTGTAGATGCGAGACGGTCTGAATCGAGCGCGAGGGTCCTGCTGAATGTGCTCCTCAACCGACCGGGAAACAACACACTCGCAATTGATGAGTCGCTTGTTGCCGAAGACGCCTTTGTCACCACATTCCAGGCTTTGGAGTCGCTTGCCGGGTCAGAAAGTGATAGATCGAGACTTCAGGACTATCTTGTGAGAACGGCAATCGAAAGTAATCCCCGCTCACAAGCCAATAATATCCGTCTTCGTAGTCAAAAGTCTCAGCTTTTGCAAAACAGAGCAAAACGATTTCCGGTAATAGGTTTTAATGCCTCGCTCGCCTTGGTCGACTCACTGTCCGAGCGGGTTAATTTTGAAGAGAAACGTCCGGTCTGGTCGCTTGGGGCCGAACTGAGATTTTCGCTATTTAATGGCGGGAAACAAAAAAGCGCGACACAGCAACTTGAGTATGGATATTCTCAAATCGAATACGAGCGCGATTATTATCGCGCTGAACTGATGGGGAAATTGCAGCGAGACATGTATCAATTGGATGCCGCAATCAGCGCAGTGCCGTTGTCGGCCCATTCCGTCGAGATTATAACCTCGCAGATACAAATGGCGATGGACGAATACGATGCCAGCAAACGGGGTCTGGCCGATATGGTTGATGCTGTCAGGACTTTACGAGAGGCAAAATTTGATCTGATCGAGCGCCGTTATTCCGTCTATAATTTAGCCTCGTCCATTACCCGCACAGTCGGCTGGTCACCGTATGAGGCAAATCGCGATATTTTACAGGAATTCCTCGAGCGTTTGAAAGAATACGCTCGGACACTCTCCAAAAACTGA
- a CDS encoding CDP-alcohol phosphatidyltransferase family protein, translating into MIPKINHLKSLPNLISLSRVGIAPLIGYFLSNGDGRGTAISLGLCLLAGFTDWLDGYLARKTKQVSGLGIALDPLADKLFAAILVVCLILYRNFPLWLATVIIARDVLILIAASLLLRERKIDLPSNLTGKYTFFAIVILLVSYIVEYSFGIRLTTIVTCLLVAFSLINYGVIFVALRGNKRPPVYDDSRAKRTVRVTLTCILLVIYVSGFFREYF; encoded by the coding sequence ATGATCCCGAAGATTAACCATCTGAAATCACTGCCCAATCTCATCAGTCTATCGCGTGTAGGAATCGCGCCGCTGATAGGATATTTTTTGAGCAACGGCGACGGAAGAGGCACAGCAATAAGCCTCGGACTGTGTCTCCTTGCCGGATTTACAGACTGGCTCGATGGCTATCTTGCGCGGAAAACAAAACAAGTCTCAGGCCTTGGAATTGCCCTCGATCCCTTGGCCGATAAACTCTTTGCTGCGATACTTGTAGTTTGTCTGATACTGTACCGCAATTTCCCGCTCTGGCTTGCGACCGTAATCATAGCTCGCGATGTGTTGATTCTTATAGCGGCGAGTCTTCTGCTGCGCGAGAGAAAAATAGACTTGCCTTCTAATTTGACAGGCAAATACACTTTCTTTGCGATTGTCATACTGTTAGTGAGTTACATTGTTGAATATTCTTTTGGGATAAGGCTTACAACAATTGTGACATGCCTTCTGGTCGCATTCTCGCTTATCAACTATGGAGTGATCTTTGTTGCTTTAAGGGGAAATAAAAGACCGCCGGTTTATGATGATAGCCGAGCAAAGCGAACGGTCAGAGTTACACTGACCTGTATTTTGCTTGTTATCTATGTGAGCGGATTTTTCAGAGAATATTTTTAG
- a CDS encoding PorV/PorQ family protein — MKYKYITIVSVLLVAGCTSVFAGSSRKIGTAGAQELLLPIGSRGTAMGGAVIANSYGLESIFWNPSGLASLEGSEAMFSHQTYLADMDVNFGGVATTFESFGTVGVTAKVLSVGDIEETTDLQPDGTGNIYAPTLTVIGLTYAKNLTASVAFGATAMFINESIFQVNARGVAFDFGVTYRPNWNGVTLGIAIKNYGPSMRFSGSGFQRVQGEPVDRTVASNSASFELPSSVNLGMAYNFFNSEKNSASLSGNFRSNNFSEDLWQGGAEYSFSNRYFLRGGYNFSSANQYLYGLSLGAGLNFAVGEESTLSLEYAWNETEVFDDNQYFTLRVGF, encoded by the coding sequence ATGAAGTATAAATATATTACAATCGTGAGTGTGCTTCTGGTCGCAGGCTGTACTTCAGTCTTCGCTGGAAGCTCACGCAAAATAGGAACGGCAGGAGCGCAGGAGCTTCTTTTGCCTATAGGCTCGCGCGGCACTGCCATGGGCGGGGCTGTCATTGCCAACAGCTACGGTCTCGAGTCAATTTTTTGGAACCCGTCGGGTCTTGCATCGCTTGAAGGCTCCGAAGCCATGTTCAGCCATCAAACCTATCTGGCCGATATGGATGTGAACTTTGGAGGTGTCGCGACAACGTTCGAATCTTTCGGAACGGTCGGTGTGACTGCCAAAGTTCTTTCAGTGGGTGACATAGAGGAGACGACCGACCTTCAACCTGACGGCACAGGGAATATTTACGCCCCAACACTGACAGTTATTGGCTTAACCTACGCCAAAAACCTTACTGCCAGTGTTGCTTTCGGCGCAACGGCAATGTTCATCAATGAGAGCATTTTCCAGGTCAACGCCCGAGGAGTTGCTTTTGATTTTGGAGTTACCTATAGACCAAATTGGAACGGAGTAACCCTCGGTATCGCGATAAAGAATTACGGTCCAAGCATGAGATTCAGCGGATCCGGCTTCCAGAGGGTGCAAGGCGAGCCTGTTGATAGAACAGTTGCGAGTAACAGCGCCAGCTTTGAGCTCCCAAGCTCTGTGAACCTTGGCATGGCCTATAATTTCTTCAATAGCGAAAAAAACTCGGCTTCACTTTCGGGGAATTTCCGCTCTAATAATTTCTCCGAAGATCTGTGGCAGGGTGGCGCTGAATACTCTTTCAGCAACCGCTATTTCCTCCGGGGCGGCTATAACTTCTCCTCGGCCAATCAATACCTCTACGGGCTTTCGCTCGGCGCAGGATTGAACTTTGCCGTAGGTGAAGAATCCACACTCTCACTTGAGTATGCCTGGAATGAAACAGAAGTCTTTGATGACAATCAGTACTTTACACTGAGAGTCGGCTTCTGA
- a CDS encoding ABC transporter ATP-binding protein, protein MRKKIKWLWQYYRHYKYVLLVLLLLTPVQAVFQVLLPRMLGFVIDFLKSGIVPTEGMAGKLVETGQSYDLNPSDTFAVTFLIVSFIAVGLYAFVQSHRAWMNSRFEWLFRQHAFNTITIKGPDFFNRFRTGDLLTRLTDDVADKLSWFACSGIFRLYEALAIVSFIIAMMISIDPLLTLYTVGPLPLLIFIFFKSASLLDKRYDLLQVKISNFSDVMEACFSGIRVVKAYVREKAQQKSFEKAAMERREAELSAVKITAIVDSLYAYVWQFGIVIVLIAGGWMVIKSSLSLGNLSAFIYYVVWLVFPMFDIGQFLVKSRQSAVSIDRLVELEDVPAMVKESGTLSANGYVKGNLSLKNVSFGFATSERKIVQNVSFDIKAGETVALVGKVGSGKSWLVNMIPRLVDPTGGVISLDGHDLREYKLEDLRTSIGYVPQEPVLFSDTIRNNILFGRKDISDTVLEWAIEISQLKEEISRFPKGLETSIGTRGMSISGGQKQRVALARALVGKPKILILDDCTSALDSRTESLLWERLHEVLPDITAILITHRPDTLERADMIHVMEDGSIIESGRHFELMAQEGHYARIYNRYQLEEQVTK, encoded by the coding sequence ATGCGTAAGAAAATAAAATGGTTGTGGCAGTATTACCGGCACTATAAATATGTCCTGCTTGTACTCCTCCTCCTTACACCTGTGCAGGCGGTTTTTCAGGTGCTTCTTCCCCGCATGCTCGGTTTTGTGATTGATTTTCTGAAATCCGGAATCGTGCCAACTGAAGGAATGGCCGGAAAACTGGTTGAGACCGGGCAGTCCTATGATCTTAATCCAAGCGACACATTTGCGGTGACTTTTCTGATTGTGAGTTTCATTGCAGTCGGGCTCTATGCTTTTGTCCAATCCCACAGGGCATGGATGAATTCGCGCTTTGAATGGCTGTTCCGCCAGCACGCCTTTAACACGATCACCATTAAGGGGCCGGACTTTTTCAATCGGTTTCGCACTGGGGATTTGCTGACCCGCCTGACCGATGATGTCGCCGACAAACTCTCGTGGTTTGCCTGTTCGGGGATATTCCGGCTGTATGAGGCGTTGGCTATCGTGTCATTCATAATTGCTATGATGATATCGATTGATCCGCTTCTGACACTCTATACAGTAGGGCCGTTGCCGCTGCTGATATTTATCTTTTTCAAAAGCGCATCCCTTTTGGATAAACGGTATGACCTACTTCAGGTGAAGATTTCAAATTTCAGCGATGTAATGGAAGCCTGCTTTTCGGGAATCCGTGTGGTCAAGGCCTATGTGCGCGAGAAGGCACAGCAAAAGAGCTTTGAGAAGGCAGCCATGGAACGCCGCGAAGCCGAGTTGTCGGCTGTCAAAATCACCGCGATTGTCGATTCGCTTTATGCCTATGTCTGGCAGTTCGGAATTGTAATCGTACTGATTGCTGGCGGCTGGATGGTGATAAAAAGCAGTCTTAGCTTGGGGAATTTGAGCGCCTTTATTTATTACGTTGTCTGGCTCGTCTTCCCGATGTTCGATATCGGGCAGTTCCTTGTCAAATCCCGCCAGTCGGCAGTTTCGATTGATAGACTGGTGGAACTTGAAGATGTCCCGGCGATGGTGAAGGAAAGCGGAACGCTGTCGGCCAATGGATATGTGAAAGGAAATCTTTCGCTCAAAAATGTCTCGTTTGGTTTTGCGACTTCCGAACGGAAGATTGTCCAGAATGTGTCCTTTGACATCAAGGCTGGTGAAACGGTTGCTCTAGTCGGTAAAGTCGGCTCAGGTAAGAGCTGGCTGGTGAATATGATCCCGCGTCTGGTCGACCCAACTGGCGGAGTTATATCACTGGATGGACATGACCTGCGCGAGTATAAACTCGAGGACCTTCGCACATCAATTGGTTATGTCCCGCAGGAGCCGGTTTTGTTCAGCGACACCATTCGCAATAACATTCTCTTTGGACGCAAAGATATTTCAGACACGGTGCTTGAGTGGGCTATAGAAATATCTCAGCTTAAAGAGGAGATCTCGCGCTTTCCCAAGGGTCTTGAAACCTCAATTGGAACCCGCGGGATGTCGATATCCGGCGGACAAAAGCAGCGTGTGGCGTTGGCACGTGCATTGGTCGGCAAGCCGAAGATATTAATATTGGATGACTGTACTTCGGCTCTTGACTCACGCACCGAATCTCTCTTGTGGGAACGATTACATGAGGTATTGCCGGATATCACGGCGATTCTCATCACTCATCGGCCTGACACACTCGAACGGGCAGATATGATTCATGTTATGGAAGACGGTTCGATTATAGAAAGTGGACGGCATTTTGAGTTGATGGCTCAAGAGGGACATTACGCGCGAATTTACAACCGCTATCAACTTGAGGAGCAAGTGACTAAATAG
- a CDS encoding TonB-dependent receptor: protein MKRKLMAITLFVMCLASVTAWSATTGRITGTVTDTQTKQPLIGASVALVGTTLGGITDENGRYTIANVPVGTYKLRISSVGYGTVEVDNTSVSADLVTYEDRTLSSSATDIGKTIQVTAEAPLIIKDKTSSISIVKRDQIQAMPVRGVNQIVGIQNSVVKVRPFGGTVIRGDREATNGSEITLRGGRPAEVAYFVDGYSTQDPLSGTNTASLSNNAIKEVTVYAGGFSPEYGNVSSGVVNTITNSGGDLYKGSLEVLSDNIGSDNFDQNWYNADLGGPIPGTEKAFFFVSGERRYWGDRAPSSITNDFLPGGSYRLPNNNLEGFSLQGKVNYKLTPSFELAVSGTGSRDEWREYVHSYLFNAAHMPYYDDRHLGLNTRVTHTLSATTFYNLSASYSTTQRFRGDGVLRKDLAAYTVPGGNPRFEDASLFWLGDDPSTSGDDGHVYDDYLKRKSAYVGLRGDIRSDINEEHSLLLGFELQRHTLRYYDHLFPAQENSDGTRNTTDIDRFGYDVNGNETDGGGKLGLDGPKHPINVAAYAHDRFEWRGLILSAGLRFDYFDYKAKRIKNLERPFDPDNTPDPLSAVLDAGDLEESEKFTRLSPRLGIAFPVSDRTQLHLNFGKFFQRPNLVQLYVGYDYYEYKVTSGGYYYPIGNPNLRPERTTAYEIGMSQSFGDNTTLDINAFYKDILDQIQVYNQAASPRNYSSFKNSDYGTVKGLEFNLTQRAQNNIAFGVKYTLQYANGTGSFANTARNSAWTNDNAPKQPASLEYDQRHSLIGNIDWRMGEQEGPAFAGGHPFENFSFNVLLYAGSGLPYSPQGVYNEVTLASVTPTPTDVRNSVYMPWTSTIDFKAKKSFALGRYTIAPYIQVNNLLNRDNVIAVYESTGRPNTTGWLSTEEGEAFSETFAEADASGLNGEQKYNLKENNPLNYGPPRQIFFGLQLSF from the coding sequence ATGAAACGTAAACTAATGGCAATCACATTATTTGTGATGTGTCTGGCCTCGGTCACGGCTTGGTCAGCGACTACCGGTCGAATTACCGGAACAGTTACCGATACCCAGACAAAACAACCACTTATCGGCGCCAGTGTGGCCCTCGTGGGAACCACCCTCGGCGGGATAACGGATGAAAATGGCAGATACACGATTGCAAATGTCCCTGTTGGCACTTATAAACTGCGCATCTCCTCTGTGGGATACGGTACTGTCGAAGTGGACAATACTTCAGTCTCCGCGGATTTGGTGACCTATGAGGATCGAACTCTCAGTTCAAGCGCAACTGATATCGGCAAAACTATCCAAGTTACAGCCGAAGCTCCGCTTATTATTAAAGACAAAACGTCATCAATCAGCATTGTCAAGCGTGATCAGATACAAGCCATGCCCGTTCGCGGGGTAAACCAAATCGTCGGAATCCAGAACAGCGTCGTCAAAGTACGTCCCTTTGGCGGAACGGTAATTCGAGGCGACCGCGAAGCTACGAATGGCTCTGAGATTACGCTCCGTGGCGGGCGACCCGCTGAAGTTGCTTATTTTGTCGACGGTTACAGCACACAGGACCCTCTTTCAGGGACCAATACTGCGTCGCTTAGCAACAATGCGATAAAGGAAGTTACCGTGTATGCCGGTGGATTCTCCCCTGAATATGGCAACGTCTCATCGGGTGTCGTTAATACAATAACGAACTCCGGAGGCGATCTCTACAAGGGATCGTTAGAAGTTCTCTCAGACAATATCGGAAGCGATAACTTTGACCAGAATTGGTATAATGCAGACCTCGGCGGCCCGATTCCTGGTACTGAAAAGGCTTTCTTTTTTGTTTCGGGCGAGAGACGCTATTGGGGCGACCGCGCGCCGTCTTCCATTACCAATGATTTCCTCCCCGGCGGTTCTTATCGCTTGCCAAACAATAATCTTGAAGGATTTTCTCTTCAAGGCAAAGTAAACTATAAACTGACACCAAGTTTCGAACTGGCAGTCAGCGGAACCGGCTCCCGCGATGAGTGGCGTGAGTACGTCCACTCGTATCTTTTTAATGCCGCGCACATGCCCTACTACGATGATCGTCATCTCGGCCTCAATACCCGAGTGACCCACACGCTGAGCGCGACAACATTTTACAACCTCAGCGCATCGTACAGTACGACCCAGCGATTCCGCGGCGATGGAGTCCTCCGCAAAGATCTCGCCGCCTATACTGTTCCCGGCGGTAATCCACGATTTGAAGATGCAAGTCTATTCTGGCTGGGTGATGACCCTTCGACATCGGGCGACGACGGTCACGTGTACGATGACTATCTCAAACGGAAATCAGCGTATGTTGGCTTACGAGGAGATATTCGAAGTGATATCAACGAAGAACACTCTTTACTTTTAGGATTTGAGCTCCAGCGACACACACTACGCTATTACGATCATCTCTTTCCCGCGCAGGAAAATTCTGATGGAACTCGAAACACTACAGATATCGACCGCTTCGGCTATGATGTAAACGGCAACGAGACCGATGGCGGTGGAAAGCTTGGATTGGATGGCCCTAAGCATCCAATTAACGTGGCCGCATACGCTCATGACCGTTTTGAGTGGCGCGGATTGATACTCAGCGCCGGGCTTCGTTTCGACTATTTTGATTACAAAGCCAAACGCATCAAGAATCTGGAACGTCCTTTCGATCCGGACAACACGCCCGATCCACTATCCGCGGTGCTCGATGCTGGCGACCTTGAGGAGAGCGAAAAGTTTACACGGCTATCTCCGCGGCTTGGCATTGCCTTTCCGGTAAGTGACCGCACACAACTGCATCTTAACTTCGGAAAGTTTTTCCAACGTCCAAACCTGGTTCAACTTTACGTCGGTTATGATTACTATGAGTACAAAGTCACTTCGGGCGGCTATTACTACCCAATCGGAAATCCGAATCTTCGTCCCGAACGGACCACTGCCTATGAAATAGGAATGTCACAGAGTTTTGGAGACAACACGACCCTCGACATCAATGCCTTTTACAAGGACATCCTTGATCAGATACAGGTCTATAATCAGGCGGCCTCACCGCGCAACTACTCCAGCTTTAAAAATAGCGACTATGGAACGGTAAAAGGTCTTGAATTCAATTTGACCCAACGCGCGCAAAACAATATAGCCTTCGGCGTGAAGTATACTCTGCAGTACGCCAATGGCACTGGTTCGTTCGCCAACACGGCTCGTAACTCGGCTTGGACAAACGACAATGCTCCCAAGCAGCCGGCCTCTCTCGAATATGACCAGCGGCATAGCCTTATCGGTAATATTGACTGGCGTATGGGCGAGCAAGAAGGACCTGCATTTGCGGGCGGGCATCCGTTCGAAAACTTCAGTTTCAACGTACTACTATACGCTGGAAGCGGATTGCCGTATTCACCGCAGGGTGTTTATAATGAAGTTACCTTGGCCAGCGTGACACCCACTCCGACGGATGTTCGGAACTCGGTCTACATGCCCTGGACGTCAACCATTGATTTCAAAGCCAAAAAGAGCTTTGCCTTGGGACGTTACACGATTGCTCCCTACATTCAGGTCAACAATCTGCTCAATCGGGATAATGTTATCGCAGTGTACGAGTCGACAGGACGACCGAATACGACCGGCTGGCTGTCAACCGAAGAGGGCGAAGCCTTCAGCGAGACTTTTGCTGAGGCTGATGCTTCGGGACTAAACGGTGAACAGAAATATAATCTTAAAGAAAATAACCCTCTTAACTACGGTCCGCCACGACAGATATTTTTCGGACTTCAGCTCTCATTCTAA
- a CDS encoding ABC transporter ATP-binding protein yields MTSDLYEDEPKTESQSKISLKDAFGTIVPLLKEHKRRLGFSLVLLTATTGLALAWPMILKEGIDGPLKTGNITLLVLLALAILVIQAAAFLIQYLQRLSLEQVGQDVMLSLKRRLFDHILSLDFSYFDSNPVGRIMARVESDCEALRMLFTNTVVLLVGDMLLILGIYSIMVYQQWQVGVILFLSVPLLCVLIYFFHRLTTHRFFAIRRKMAEVTAVLSEFLQGMSIVQLFHRGEYARKRVYETNEIKFADDQFVQISVCVFFNLILFIEYVKIGLLLMLGPRFDLSAGQIVLFLVLIMRSFEPIFRTSEQLSSFQKGIAGARRIYELLATKPVVLDPVRPELWNRFDDAIRFEDVSFSYTGDSNYALKNATFDIPKGKRVALVGVTGGGKSTVISLLLRFYDPQMGRITVDGIDIRDVSRADLRRKFALVLQDIILFPGDVKNNIGLGAEEIPQERIAAAAQVVDAALFIDRLPKRYETEISEKGSNFSRGERQLLSFARALAFDPEILILDEATSSVDPETERVMAASLKILMHGRTSLIIAHRLSTILDVDKILVIKQGEIIESGTHTELLLQNGYYTKLFHLQFKSKIGELTNA; encoded by the coding sequence ATGACCTCTGATTTATATGAAGATGAACCAAAGACCGAATCCCAAAGCAAGATTTCGCTCAAAGATGCATTCGGCACTATTGTACCTCTGCTCAAAGAGCACAAACGGAGATTAGGCTTCTCGCTTGTGTTGTTGACCGCAACGACTGGACTTGCTTTGGCATGGCCAATGATACTCAAAGAGGGAATCGATGGTCCCCTGAAAACTGGTAACATTACCCTCTTAGTCCTACTCGCGCTTGCAATTCTTGTTATTCAGGCCGCTGCATTTTTAATCCAGTACCTTCAGCGGCTCTCGCTTGAACAGGTTGGCCAGGATGTGATGCTTTCGCTTAAACGACGGCTTTTTGACCACATTCTTTCGCTGGATTTCTCGTATTTCGATTCCAATCCGGTTGGAAGAATTATGGCCCGAGTCGAGTCTGACTGCGAAGCCCTTCGGATGCTGTTCACAAATACTGTCGTCCTGCTTGTCGGCGACATGCTTCTTATTCTTGGAATATACTCGATCATGGTCTATCAGCAGTGGCAGGTGGGTGTGATACTTTTTTTATCAGTACCGTTGCTGTGTGTGCTGATCTACTTCTTTCACCGGTTGACAACCCATCGCTTTTTTGCGATACGCCGCAAAATGGCCGAAGTCACCGCTGTGCTCAGCGAATTCCTGCAAGGGATGTCGATTGTGCAGCTATTCCACCGCGGGGAATATGCCCGAAAGAGAGTATACGAGACTAATGAGATAAAATTCGCCGACGATCAATTTGTCCAGATCAGCGTCTGCGTTTTCTTCAATCTTATTCTTTTCATAGAGTATGTAAAGATCGGCTTGCTCCTGATGCTCGGCCCGAGGTTTGATTTGAGCGCGGGGCAAATTGTTCTTTTTCTCGTCCTGATAATGCGTTCCTTTGAGCCGATTTTCAGAACCTCAGAGCAATTGTCAAGCTTTCAAAAAGGAATTGCGGGGGCACGACGGATATATGAACTGCTCGCGACTAAACCCGTGGTTCTCGATCCTGTTCGCCCTGAGCTTTGGAACAGGTTTGATGATGCAATTCGCTTCGAGGATGTCTCGTTTTCGTACACCGGTGATTCCAACTACGCCCTCAAAAACGCAACGTTTGATATTCCCAAAGGGAAGCGGGTGGCTCTTGTCGGTGTGACGGGTGGCGGCAAATCGACAGTTATCTCGTTGCTTCTTCGCTTCTATGATCCGCAGATGGGAAGGATAACAGTTGACGGAATAGATATACGAGACGTATCGAGGGCCGACCTTCGCAGAAAATTTGCCTTAGTGCTTCAAGATATTATCCTCTTTCCGGGAGACGTCAAAAACAATATTGGGCTTGGCGCCGAAGAAATTCCTCAGGAGCGGATTGCTGCCGCCGCACAAGTAGTGGATGCTGCGCTCTTTATTGATCGGTTGCCGAAAAGATATGAAACAGAAATATCGGAAAAAGGCTCGAATTTCAGCCGCGGCGAAAGACAGCTGCTGTCCTTCGCGCGTGCCCTTGCATTCGACCCGGAGATTTTGATATTGGATGAGGCCACATCCTCGGTTGATCCTGAAACCGAACGTGTGATGGCGGCATCGCTTAAAATACTTATGCACGGACGAACCTCGCTTATTATCGCCCATCGCTTGTCGACGATTCTCGATGTAGATAAGATCCTGGTTATTAAGCAGGGTGAAATTATCGAATCCGGCACGCATACCGAACTTTTGCTACAAAATGGATACTATACAAAGCTGTTCCATTTGCAGTTCAAGTCAAAGATCGGAGAATTGACGAATGCGTAA